The following are encoded in a window of Armatimonadota bacterium genomic DNA:
- a CDS encoding cytochrome c oxidase subunit II, translating into MARHAGAVAVLWGVLTVLGLLAAGRAHLLPVAAAREARIIDDAFRFLLLLAVPVFTFVLAALAYSVVAFRGRGEPPDDGPPLRGRSAVPWIWLAVTGGLAVYVIFNPGLRGLAELRADRHADLVVRVEGSRWVWRFVYPDAGVTSRELVLPVGRRVRFEVTAADVVHSFWIPAFRVKVDAVPGMVTTVYVTPTRVGDRAADVNFRVQCAELCGLGHHLMASPVRVVDPEAFREWAESARSP; encoded by the coding sequence GTGGCGCGGCACGCGGGCGCGGTGGCCGTGCTGTGGGGCGTCCTGACCGTCCTGGGCCTGCTGGCGGCGGGACGCGCCCACCTGCTGCCGGTGGCGGCCGCCCGGGAGGCCCGCATCATCGACGACGCCTTCCGCTTTCTCCTCCTGCTGGCGGTCCCGGTGTTCACGTTCGTGCTGGCCGCCCTCGCGTACTCGGTGGTGGCGTTCCGCGGCCGCGGGGAACCTCCCGACGACGGCCCCCCGCTGCGGGGGCGCTCGGCGGTGCCGTGGATCTGGCTGGCGGTCACGGGCGGCCTGGCCGTCTACGTCATCTTCAACCCCGGCCTGCGGGGTCTGGCCGAGCTGCGCGCCGATCGCCATGCGGACCTGGTGGTGCGGGTGGAGGGTTCCCGGTGGGTGTGGCGGTTCGTCTATCCCGACGCGGGCGTCACCAGCCGGGAGCTGGTCCTGCCGGTGGGCCGGCGAGTGCGGTTCGAGGTGACTGCCGCCGACGTGGTCCACTCGTTCTGGATCCCGGCGTTCCGGGTGAAGGTGGACGCGGTGCCCGGCATGGTGACGACGGTGTACGTGACGCCCACCCGGGTCGGCGACCGGGCCGCCGACGTGAACTTCCGGGTCCAGTGCGCCGAGCTGTGCGGCCTGGGCCACCACCTGATGGCCTCGCCGGTCCGGGTGGTGGACCCGGAGGCGTTTCGCGAGTGGGCGGAGAGCGCCCGGTCCCCGTAG